The genomic DNA GCTGGTGCCGCATGTCTCTCTCCCGTTTCACATTCTCCGTCAAACCTCAGGAAGCCCTTCTCATTCTGATCACCATGTTCTGGGGCGGAACCTTTCTCGCCGTCCAGTACGCGGTCACGCTGAGCGGTCCGTTCTTTTTTGTCGGCCTGCGCTTTGCGACGGCGGCGATTGCCGTGGGGTTACTCTCGCTTAAAACCTTGCGTGGGCTGACGCTTAAAGAACTGAAGGCCGGGGTGGCCATTGGGGTTGCGATTGCCATGGGCTACAGCCTGCAGACGTGGGGATTGCAGACCATCACCAGCAGCAAATCGGCGTTTATTACCGCCATGTATGTGCCGCTGGTGCCGTTACTGCAATGGCTCTGTCTGGGGAGAATACCGGGTCTGATGTCCTGCACGGGGATCGTGCTGGCGTTTATTGGCCTTATCTTGCTTGCCGGGCCGGAAAACAACCTGCTGGCGCTGGGGCCGGGCGAAATCATTACGCTGGTGGGCGCTATCGCGATTGCCGCGGAAATTATTCTGATCAGCGCCTGGGCTGGCAAAGTGGACGTCAAGCGCGTCACCGTGGTTCAGCTGGCGACCGCGTCGCTGGTGGCTTTTACCACCATGGTGCCGGCAGGGGAGTCTGTTCCGCCGATGTCCACCGGGCTGGTTGTGGTGGCGCTGGGGCTGGGTATCTTTAGCGCCATCATCCAGGTCACCATGAACTGGGCGCAGCGCAGCGTTTCCCCGACCCGTGCGACGGTTATCTATACCGGTGAACCGGTATGGGCGGGCATTTTCGGGCGTATCGCCGGAGAGCGTTTACCGCTGCTGGCGCTGGTGGGTGCGGCGTTTATTGTCGCCGGCGTGCTGGTGAGTGAGCTGAAGCTGAAACGGAAGAAAAAAGCGCTGCCAGAGCGTGACAGCGCTGCGATAAATCAAGAGTCCTGATGTACCACGTCGCCCTGCGGTGCGGCCGCTTCCCGGCGGCTCAGCAGGGCGTTAAGCAGGATTGCGCCAAAGGTTGCGGTGCCAATCCCACCAAGGGTGAAGCCGCCCAGCGTCAGGGCAAAATCTCCCGCCCCCAGCACCAGCGTGACCGCCACCATAATCAGGTTGCTGTTCTGGCTCAGATCGACACGGTGCTGCACCCAGATGCGTGCCCCGGCAACGGCAATCAGACCAAATACCACAATCGATGCCCCACCAATCACCGGCGCGGGAATGGTGTGGATCAGCGCGCCGAATTTCGGTGAGAAGCCGAGGAGCATCGCCATCACCGCTGCCGCCACGAAGACCAGGGTGGAGTAAACTTTGGTCACTGCCATCACACCAATATTTTCAGCGTAGGTCGTTACGCCGCTGCCGCCGACCGAGCCGGAGAGCATGGTAGCCAGACCGTCGCCGACAAAGGCGCGGCCCATGTAAGGGTCCATGCTGCGCCCGGTCATACCCGCAACGGCTTTCAGATGGCCTAAGTTTTCTGCCACCAGGATCACCGCAACCGGCGCAATTAACATCATCGCCTGCGTGTTAAAGACCGGAGACGTCACCTGCGGCAGGCCGAACCAGGCGGCGTTATGCAGCAGCGTAAAATCAACCGGCTTGCCCAGACCGAAGACGTTTGCCAGCAGGGCGTACACCAGACAGGCAACGATTAACCCCACCAGGATCAACAGTCGCTGGATCATCCCCCGCGTAAACACCGCCACCAGGCCAATGCAGAGTACCGTGATCACCGCCATCCAGCTTTCAAAGGGCGAACCGGAAACACTTCTGACGGCTATTGGCGCAAGGTTCAGACCAATTGCCATTACCACTGCCCCGGTGACGACGGGAGGCATCATCCGCTCTATCCAGCGCGTCCCGACCTTCATGACCACCAGGCCAATCAGCGTGTAGACCAGCCCGCAGGCGATAATGCCGCCGAGCGCGACGCTCAGATTCGGGTTGATGCCCTGACCGTTAAAGCCGGTGGTGGCGATGACCACGCCGACAAACGCAGCGCTGGAACCAAGATAGCTGGGCACGCGCCCGCCGGTGATGAAAAAGAACAGCAGGGTACCGATACCCGACATCAGAATGGACAGATTGGGATCAAGCCCCATCAGCATGGGCATCAGCACCGTTGCGCCGAACATCGCAACCGCGTGCTGAACCCCCATCACTAAGGTTGGCCCGAGCGGGAGCCTTTCATCCGGCGCGACCACGCCAGGTTCCGTAGAGGTCGATTTCAACTGCCAGTGGGGAAAACCGAACATTGCCATGAGCTGACTCCTTAAGGAGGGTTAACAGGCGGGTCGCATAAGCGCGTGATAGCCGCGGTCAAACCACACCAGCCCTTGCGGCGCGGGGTGGCGAATAATCGAAACGATGTCGCAAAACAGGATGTCGTGCGTGCCCACGCTCACCGCCTGGCTGATACGGCAGTCAAACGAGGCCAGCGCCTCCTCCAGACGCGGGCAACCCGTTTCGCCGGTCTCCCAGCGCGCGGCGGCGAAGCGCTCGTCCATCGGGGTTTTCCCCCCAAACAGGTTTGATAGCGGCTCTTGTCCGGCGCTCAGGGTATTGACGCACAGGGTGCGGTTTTCACTGAAGGTCGGCCAGACGGATGCGCCACGGTTCAGGCATACCAGCAGCGTGGGTGGTGAATCCGTTACGCTGCACACCGCGCTGGCGGTGAAGCCCGCCATCCCGGCAGGACCGTCGGTGGTGATGATATTGACCGCCGCACCGACGCAGGCCATGGCATCACGGAAGGTTTGTTTATCGGGTGTCATCATGATGGCTCCTTATGCCAGTGCGCATGCGTCTTCAAAGGCCAGACGCGGCAAACGGCCGTAGAGTTTGCTGGTATCGCCATAGCCAATATTGATAAGCAGATTACTTTTTAGCGACGTGCCGGTGAAAAACGCGTCGTCGACTTTTTGGCGATCAAAGCCTGACATCGGGCCCGTATCGAGCCCCAGCGCCCGACAGGCGAAAATCAGGTAAGCCGCCTGCATCGCGCTGTTGCGAAAGGCGGTCTCTTCGGCAAGCGCCGGGCTTGAGGTAAACCAGCTCCGCGCATCCCCGTGGGGGAACAGGACGGGCAGGCGTTCATAAAATTCACTATCCCAGGCGACAATCGCCGTGACCGGGGCGGTGAGGGTTTTCTCCAGGTTGCCGCTGGAAAGCGCCGGGCGCAGTTTTTCTTTTCCCTCTGCGCTTCGTACAAACACAATCCGCGCTGGCGAGCAGTTGGCGGACGTGGGACCCCATTTCATCAGGTCGTAGATCTCGCGCAGCGTCTCGTCGCTGACGGGGATCGCCTGCCAGCCGTTATGGGTGCGTGCGCCGGTAAACAGTGATGCCAGCGCGCCAGGGGTAATCGCTTCGCTCATCAGGGCTCCTTATAAAGCGGGTTCAGGGCTGTGCAGCAGGCTGGCAAGCCCGTTCAGCAGCAGCGTATTAAAAGTTTCTGGCTCGGTGACGTTGCAGGCGTGCCCGCCCTGGCGCATTACCACCTTGTGGCTGCCGGGGATGGCCGCCTGCAGCTCAGTGGAACAGACCGCAGGGATGAGCAGATCGTCGGCGGAGCAGATAAGGTGTACCGGGCAGTGAATGCGTGAGGCATGGCGACTGAAGTCCGCTTTCTTCAGGGCATTCAGCCTGTGCAGCAGGTTGTTTTTGCCCTGGAAGTGGGCCAGTGCCAGGGCCTCTTCGGCCTCCAGGCGCGGCGCGCGGGCGGCCATCCAGTCGGCCGGGTAAAGAAACAGCGGCTGCGCCTCTACCCACGCCTGTGCGCCGCCTGCATGAAGCAGGCGTTCACGGATCTGGAAACAGCGTCGGGTATGAGCATTCAGAGTGAGCCAGCCGTTCACGCACACCAGCGCGCTGAGGGCATCGGGGTGGTCGAGCGCCAGCTGCAGGCCGATCAGCGCCCCCAGCGCATGACCCACGACGCAGTAACGAACGATCCCGGCGGCATTCAGCGCCCGGGCCAGCTCGTCGGCCATCATCGCCAGGCTGTAGGCTTCCGGCAGCACGTCGGGATTATTGCCCGTCCCGCGCTGGTCGTAGCACACCACCTGGTACTCTTGCTCCAGGACGGCAAGCTGCGGTAGCCAGTAGCTGCCGCCCCCGCCAAGCCCGGCAATCAGGACAACCGTGGGCGCGCCGTCGTAAGGGGGAGGTGAGACAGAGAGCTTCATGGCCGCCTCACTTTGCGATGTGTGCAACGGTCGCGATTTCAACCAGCGCATCTGGCTTCACCAGCCCACACTGAATGCAGAACCGGGCCGGTTTATCACCGGGAAAGAACTCGGCGTAAATGTCGTTAATCGCGGCGTAGTTTTTCCAGTCGGTGATAAAGATACTGTTGAACGTCACATCCTCCATTGTGCCACCCGCTGTTTCGATCACTTTTTTGATCGTCTCCAGCACGTGGCGGGTTTGCGCCTTTGGGTCGTTGGGGTAGACCACGTTATTGTGCTGATCAAACGGCAGCGTGCCGGATACATACACCACACCATCGGCCAGCGTGCCGGGCACGAACGGGGCAATCGGGGTACTGGTTCCTGGCGGAATAATCACGGATTTCGGCATGGTCTTGTTCCTCAGGCAATACGGGCTAACGGTGGATTCAGGGCGTCGCAAAAATCCGCGACGTTGCTGACCCAGCCAAAAAAGGTTTCGATGTTGAACAGGGCCGCTTGCTGCGCAAACGCCGGCCCGGCCTGATGGGTGGCGTCTTCCAGCACCACGCCAAAATATTCCAGGAAGAAGCCGTCGCGCAGGGTGGATTCCACGCAGACGTTGGTAGCGATGCCGGTAAAGACCAGATGACGGATCCCCCGGCTGCGCAGCAGGCTGTCGAGCGGGGTGTTAAAAAAGCCGCTGTAGCGCGGTTTGGGCAGCACGATATCGCCTGCCTCTGGCACCAGCTCATCCACCAGCTGGTAATCCCAGCTGCCTTTCGCCAGCAGTGTGCCCTGCAGTTCGGGCCGTTTGCGCATGGTTTTCAGGGCGTTCGATTTATGGAAATTGGGAGAGCCCGGGCCACCGGCCTCCACATATTGATCGTCCCAGCCGTTCTGGAACCAGACGATCAGCATGCCTGCCGCGCGGGCTGCGTTGACTGCGGTTTTAATGTTCTCAATCACCGGTCGGGTGGCGGAGACGTCAAATCCCGCCAGATCCAGATAGCCGCCCTGGCTGGCATAGGCGTTTTGCATATCCACCACAATCAGGGCACTTTGGTGCGGCGCAAAGGTGATGGCTTCCGGACGTGCTGCAAGCGTGGTCATTACGCGACCTCCTTTGTGATAGCAGGAATGTGGGCGCGGCACTGCATCAGCGGCTGAATGCGCTCGCCGAATGTTTCCACACCGGTCAGGAACTCATCGAAGGTCAGCAGCACGCCTTCCGCACCGGGCACGGCGGCCACTTCATCGAGCATTCTGGCGACGCTGGCATAGGAACCGACCAGCGTGCCCATGTTGATGTTGACCGCTGAGGTCGGGTCGGCCATCTGACGGACGTTGGTGTCCGAGCCGGAACGGGTATCTTTCTGGCTCTGTTCGGTGAGCCAGCTCAGCGCTTCATCGTCCGCGCCCGCCTTATACCGTTCCCATTTCGCGCGGGCGGCGTCGTCGGTTTCGTCGGCAATGACCATAAACAGGACATAGGAACCCACATCGCGACCGGTTTTGTCCGCGGCCTCTTTCATGCGTGCCGCGGTCGGGGCGAAGGCGGCTGGGGTATTCACGCCTTTGCCAAAGCAGAAGTTGAAGTCGGCGTATTTAGCGGAGAATTCCATTCCTGCGTCGCTCTGCCCGGCGCAGATCACTTTCATCGGGGCGGAAGGCTGCGGGCTAACGCGGCAGTCGTTCATGGTGAAGTAATCACCTTTGAAGTCGCTTTTGCCGGTGCCCCAGAGATCGCGCAGCACCTGCACATACTCGGTCAGGTAGTCATAGCGGCGGGAGAAATACTCGTCGCCCGGCCAGATCCCCATCTGCTCATACTCAGGTTTTTGCCAGCCCGTAACCAGGTTAACGCCAAAGCGACCACCGGAGATGGAGTCGATGGTGGAGGCCATTCTGGCAACGATCGCCGGCGGCAGGGTGAGGGTGGCGGCCGTCGCGTAGATCTGAATGCGCGAGGTGACGGCTGCCAGCCCGGCCATCAGGGTGAAGGACTCCAGGTTGTGATCCCAGAATTCGGTCTTGCCGCCGAAACCCCGCAGTTTGATCATCGAAAGCGCAAAATCGAAATGGTAGTGCTCCGCCTTCTGCACGATAGCTTTATTCAGCTCAAAAGTAGGCATGTATTGCGGGGCGGTGGTCGAGATTAGCCAGCCGTTGTTGCCGATAGGTACAAATACGCCAATTTTCATCACGAACCTCTCTTTACGACGTTGCAGGTAAAGAGGGTTTTGCAAAGGCAATGCCAGTTTTGAAAATGGCTTTGTTATTAATGTGTTAATCAATGGTTGGTTAATTGAGATACGCAAATGTGGACTAAATGGTCAAAAACATTGCACAGAAAACAGGCATTCATGCGCGATCGGAGTGCAGAGTGTCGTGGTCGGTGAGGGGTTTTGCTATGCTGATGGCAACGCAAAATATGGAGAGCGGGAATGACACAAGGTGCAGTGAAAACACCCGGTAAACGTTCGCAGGCGGTCAGTGCGAAGAAGCAGGCCATCCTGAGTGCGGCGCTGGAGACCTTTTCGCAGTTTGGTATTCATGGCACGCGCCTGGAGCAGGTGGCGGAACAGGCCGGGGTGTCGAAAACGAATCTGCTC from Enterobacter ludwigii includes the following:
- a CDS encoding DMT family transporter, coding for MSLSRFTFSVKPQEALLILITMFWGGTFLAVQYAVTLSGPFFFVGLRFATAAIAVGLLSLKTLRGLTLKELKAGVAIGVAIAMGYSLQTWGLQTITSSKSAFITAMYVPLVPLLQWLCLGRIPGLMSCTGIVLAFIGLILLAGPENNLLALGPGEIITLVGAIAIAAEIILISAWAGKVDVKRVTVVQLATASLVAFTTMVPAGESVPPMSTGLVVVALGLGIFSAIIQVTMNWAQRSVSPTRATVIYTGEPVWAGIFGRIAGERLPLLALVGAAFIVAGVLVSELKLKRKKKALPERDSAAINQES
- the rutD gene encoding pyrimidine utilization protein D, whose protein sequence is MKLSVSPPPYDGAPTVVLIAGLGGGGSYWLPQLAVLEQEYQVVCYDQRGTGNNPDVLPEAYSLAMMADELARALNAAGIVRYCVVGHALGALIGLQLALDHPDALSALVCVNGWLTLNAHTRRCFQIRERLLHAGGAQAWVEAQPLFLYPADWMAARAPRLEAEEALALAHFQGKNNLLHRLNALKKADFSRHASRIHCPVHLICSADDLLIPAVCSTELQAAIPGSHKVVMRQGGHACNVTEPETFNTLLLNGLASLLHSPEPAL
- a CDS encoding malonic semialdehyde reductase, with the protein product MSEAITPGALASLFTGARTHNGWQAIPVSDETLREIYDLMKWGPTSANCSPARIVFVRSAEGKEKLRPALSSGNLEKTLTAPVTAIVAWDSEFYERLPVLFPHGDARSWFTSSPALAEETAFRNSAMQAAYLIFACRALGLDTGPMSGFDRQKVDDAFFTGTSLKSNLLINIGYGDTSKLYGRLPRLAFEDACALA
- the rutA gene encoding pyrimidine utilization protein A; the protein is MKIGVFVPIGNNGWLISTTAPQYMPTFELNKAIVQKAEHYHFDFALSMIKLRGFGGKTEFWDHNLESFTLMAGLAAVTSRIQIYATAATLTLPPAIVARMASTIDSISGGRFGVNLVTGWQKPEYEQMGIWPGDEYFSRRYDYLTEYVQVLRDLWGTGKSDFKGDYFTMNDCRVSPQPSAPMKVICAGQSDAGMEFSAKYADFNFCFGKGVNTPAAFAPTAARMKEAADKTGRDVGSYVLFMVIADETDDAARAKWERYKAGADDEALSWLTEQSQKDTRSGSDTNVRQMADPTSAVNINMGTLVGSYASVARMLDEVAAVPGAEGVLLTFDEFLTGVETFGERIQPLMQCRAHIPAITKEVA
- the rutB gene encoding pyrimidine utilization protein B translates to MTTLAARPEAITFAPHQSALIVVDMQNAYASQGGYLDLAGFDVSATRPVIENIKTAVNAARAAGMLIVWFQNGWDDQYVEAGGPGSPNFHKSNALKTMRKRPELQGTLLAKGSWDYQLVDELVPEAGDIVLPKPRYSGFFNTPLDSLLRSRGIRHLVFTGIATNVCVESTLRDGFFLEYFGVVLEDATHQAGPAFAQQAALFNIETFFGWVSNVADFCDALNPPLARIA
- the rutC gene encoding pyrimidine utilization protein C; the encoded protein is MPKSVIIPPGTSTPIAPFVPGTLADGVVYVSGTLPFDQHNNVVYPNDPKAQTRHVLETIKKVIETAGGTMEDVTFNSIFITDWKNYAAINDIYAEFFPGDKPARFCIQCGLVKPDALVEIATVAHIAK
- the rutF gene encoding NADH-dependent FMN reductase RutF; its protein translation is MMTPDKQTFRDAMACVGAAVNIITTDGPAGMAGFTASAVCSVTDSPPTLLVCLNRGASVWPTFSENRTLCVNTLSAGQEPLSNLFGGKTPMDERFAAARWETGETGCPRLEEALASFDCRISQAVSVGTHDILFCDIVSIIRHPAPQGLVWFDRGYHALMRPAC
- the rutG gene encoding pyrimidine utilization transport protein G, encoding MAMFGFPHWQLKSTSTEPGVVAPDERLPLGPTLVMGVQHAVAMFGATVLMPMLMGLDPNLSILMSGIGTLLFFFITGGRVPSYLGSSAAFVGVVIATTGFNGQGINPNLSVALGGIIACGLVYTLIGLVVMKVGTRWIERMMPPVVTGAVVMAIGLNLAPIAVRSVSGSPFESWMAVITVLCIGLVAVFTRGMIQRLLILVGLIVACLVYALLANVFGLGKPVDFTLLHNAAWFGLPQVTSPVFNTQAMMLIAPVAVILVAENLGHLKAVAGMTGRSMDPYMGRAFVGDGLATMLSGSVGGSGVTTYAENIGVMAVTKVYSTLVFVAAAVMAMLLGFSPKFGALIHTIPAPVIGGASIVVFGLIAVAGARIWVQHRVDLSQNSNLIMVAVTLVLGAGDFALTLGGFTLGGIGTATFGAILLNALLSRREAAAPQGDVVHQDS